One genomic segment of Rivularia sp. PCC 7116 includes these proteins:
- a CDS encoding class I SAM-dependent methyltransferase — MQNKNKTAYKQQLLTDFNNRINYDSGRFYIPIANQLVEFANLQNGQKILDIATGTGIVALNAAEKVGSEGKVIGVDISTGMLSNAKQKLAETSLQNVEFIEADAEGLDFDDNSFDAVLCSLAVCYLTDIPTALQKWHRFIQKDGFIAFNVWKENAFPTSVLFREVARRFGVNVPNPNAAMGTIERCTKLLQSIGFRNIQVETEQFGWYFPVDEKIAEDIWLMNAKNVFGYQVFQLPPDKFEKCKAEYIKEMQNLATTDKGVWCDAPIFFVRAVK; from the coding sequence ATGCAAAATAAAAATAAAACAGCATACAAACAACAATTACTAACCGACTTTAATAACAGAATCAATTACGATAGTGGTAGATTTTATATTCCTATAGCCAATCAGTTGGTTGAATTTGCGAATCTACAAAACGGACAAAAAATTTTGGATATTGCCACGGGTACTGGTATAGTTGCGTTGAATGCTGCCGAAAAAGTTGGTAGCGAAGGTAAAGTTATCGGTGTTGATATCTCGACGGGGATGTTGAGCAATGCTAAACAAAAGTTGGCTGAAACAAGTTTGCAGAATGTTGAATTTATCGAAGCAGATGCGGAAGGGTTAGATTTTGACGATAATAGTTTTGACGCTGTATTGTGCTCTTTGGCTGTTTGTTATTTAACTGATATCCCCACAGCTTTGCAAAAATGGCATCGATTTATCCAAAAAGATGGATTTATAGCTTTTAATGTTTGGAAGGAGAATGCTTTCCCAACTTCCGTTTTATTTAGAGAAGTTGCAAGAAGGTTTGGTGTAAATGTTCCTAACCCTAATGCAGCAATGGGAACTATTGAAAGATGCACTAAATTATTGCAGTCAATAGGTTTTAGAAATATTCAGGTAGAAACCGAGCAGTTTGGTTGGTATTTTCCGGTAGATGAAAAAATTGCTGAAGATATTTGGCTGATGAATGCGAAAAATGTTTTTGGTTATCAAGTATTTCAGCTTCCACCAGATAAATTCGAGAAATGCAAAGCTGAATATATCAAGGAAATGCAGAATCTAGCAACAACAGATAAAGGCGTTTGGTGCGATGCGCCGATATTTTTCGTGCGTGCAGTGAAATAG
- a CDS encoding hydrolase, translating into MSFKKILTVLFTITLLFIPWLIFPNYASAIPRKNLYLAQVSNSVKSMTPEAVLEKIFTSEDVKAEWFASDFLAQVPIAQIEFIVNDFKKQLGSYQKVEQDDNDYVVNFSQGSVATEITLNNRGQIIGLLFQPLSLKISSLSDAIAEFRKLPGKVNFIVKENSEVIADFNGKTSLAVGSAFKIAVLKTLKQQIASGQKSWSDIVILKNADKSLPSGILQTWPDDSQLTLQTLASLMISMSDNTATDILIKQVGRESIESISSNQNIPFLTTRELFSLKGSQNRKFLQRYRKGDEKQRRQILAEIANQPLPGVNEFIQTNPNALDVEWFYNAEELCELIEEVADLPLMGIYPGIANPKDWEKVAFKGGSEPGVINLTTWLKGKNGKQYCVVATWNNSNALVDEEKFAALYGGVISFLLSP; encoded by the coding sequence ATGAGTTTCAAAAAAATATTGACTGTATTATTTACAATTACATTATTATTTATTCCTTGGTTAATTTTTCCTAATTATGCATCAGCGATACCGAGAAAAAATCTATACTTAGCTCAGGTGAGTAATTCGGTTAAATCAATGACTCCAGAAGCAGTATTAGAAAAAATATTTACTAGCGAAGATGTCAAAGCTGAATGGTTTGCATCAGATTTTTTAGCGCAAGTACCTATAGCGCAAATCGAATTTATAGTTAACGATTTTAAAAAGCAATTAGGCAGCTATCAAAAAGTAGAGCAAGATGATAATGATTATGTAGTTAATTTTAGTCAAGGTTCGGTAGCAACGGAAATAACTTTAAATAATCGGGGACAGATAATAGGATTATTGTTCCAACCACTAAGCTTAAAAATTAGTAGCTTATCTGATGCGATCGCCGAATTTAGAAAATTGCCGGGTAAAGTTAATTTTATAGTCAAAGAAAATTCTGAAGTTATTGCTGATTTTAACGGTAAAACTAGCTTAGCAGTAGGTTCAGCTTTTAAAATAGCCGTACTAAAAACTCTCAAACAGCAAATTGCTTCCGGACAAAAATCATGGTCAGATATAGTTATCCTAAAAAACGCAGATAAAAGTTTACCATCTGGAATTTTACAAACTTGGCCAGATGATTCACAATTGACACTGCAAACACTCGCCAGTTTAATGATATCTATGAGCGATAATACAGCCACAGATATTTTAATTAAGCAAGTTGGTAGAGAATCAATCGAATCAATTTCTTCTAATCAAAATATTCCTTTTCTAACAACTCGCGAACTATTTAGTTTAAAAGGTTCTCAAAATCGTAAATTCTTGCAGCGCTATCGTAAAGGTGATGAAAAACAACGTCGCCAAATCTTAGCAGAAATAGCCAATCAGCCGCTTCCCGGCGTAAACGAATTTATCCAAACTAATCCCAATGCATTGGATGTAGAATGGTTTTACAATGCCGAAGAACTTTGCGAATTAATCGAAGAAGTAGCAGATTTACCATTGATGGGTATTTATCCTGGAATTGCTAATCCCAAAGATTGGGAAAAAGTAGCATTTAAAGGAGGTTCCGAACCTGGTGTTATTAACTTAACAACTTGGTTAAAGGGAAAAAATGGTAAACAGTATTGTGTAGTTGCGACTTGGAATAATAGTAATGCTCTTGTAGATGAAGAAAAATTTGCTGCATTGTATGGTGGCGTGATATCTTTTTTACTCTCTCCTTAA
- a CDS encoding RtcB family protein, producing the protein MPYNKLELSTESPVLSWANHELKDNETQMAKNVASLPFVFKHVALMPDVHLGKGALVGSVIATKEAIIPAAVGVDIGCFVGNTLIPLVDGKSYPLKELASKNEEFIVYACTPTGKIVAAKATAKLTRKNASLVKVILDNGEEIICTPDHQFMLRDGTYKEAQYLQTETSLMPFYSQVDKDGYTLISQPYSGRWQKADKIIADEQETVTSYNKSRTAVLTKPVQTYFMKSSKEDFVPVAPDFQSEGNVVDNHKVVAVVPIDYKEDVYCLTVPEYHNFALKAGVFVHNCGMGAIKTPFKGEKLEGKLKKIRLDIEAAIPTGFNENKDLEKAVTNWQNWSDFKDLHSGVQDLESKAMKQLGSLGGGNHFIEVCVDTENQVWLMLHSGSRNIGNKLAQYHISTAKDLAKMADANLPDKDLAHFVTGTPEFEAYWRDLQWAQEYARFNRDVMMSRFKKIIEKHLAGGKAFKPLLVVNCHHNYSEKEVHFGEDVYVTRKGAVRAQKEDYGIIPGSMGAKSYIVKGKGNVESFCSCSHGAGRLMSRTKAKKAYTLDDLIEQTKGVECRKDEGILDEIPGAYKPIEQVMENQSDLVEVVATLKQVLCVKG; encoded by the coding sequence ATGCCTTATAACAAGTTAGAGCTATCAACAGAATCTCCCGTATTATCCTGGGCTAACCACGAATTAAAAGACAATGAAACCCAGATGGCGAAGAACGTAGCATCGCTACCTTTTGTATTTAAACATGTAGCATTAATGCCCGACGTGCATTTAGGAAAAGGCGCTTTAGTTGGTTCGGTAATTGCTACGAAAGAAGCGATTATTCCGGCGGCTGTGGGGGTTGATATTGGTTGTTTTGTTGGAAATACTTTAATCCCTTTAGTTGATGGAAAATCTTATCCTTTAAAAGAGTTAGCGAGCAAGAATGAAGAATTTATTGTATATGCTTGTACTCCAACAGGGAAAATTGTAGCGGCGAAAGCTACCGCTAAATTGACAAGAAAAAATGCGTCTTTAGTAAAAGTAATTTTAGATAATGGCGAAGAAATTATTTGTACTCCAGACCATCAATTTATGTTGCGGGATGGAACTTATAAAGAAGCACAATATCTTCAAACTGAAACATCTTTGATGCCCTTTTATTCTCAAGTAGATAAAGATGGTTATACTTTAATTTCTCAGCCATATTCTGGTAGGTGGCAAAAAGCAGATAAGATAATTGCAGATGAACAAGAAACTGTAACATCTTATAATAAATCTCGCACGGCTGTACTAACTAAACCCGTACAAACTTATTTCATGAAGTCCTCGAAGGAGGACTTTGTTCCTGTAGCCCCAGACTTCCAGTCTGAGGGTAATGTAGTTGACAACCATAAAGTAGTTGCTGTTGTACCTATAGACTATAAAGAAGATGTTTATTGTTTAACAGTACCTGAATATCATAACTTTGCTTTGAAAGCGGGTGTGTTTGTTCATAATTGCGGCATGGGTGCTATAAAAACCCCATTTAAAGGCGAAAAATTAGAAGGTAAACTAAAGAAAATTCGCCTTGATATTGAAGCAGCAATTCCTACTGGTTTTAACGAAAATAAAGATTTGGAAAAAGCTGTAACCAACTGGCAAAATTGGAGCGATTTTAAAGACTTGCATAGTGGAGTGCAAGATTTAGAAAGTAAAGCTATGAAACAGTTGGGTTCCCTTGGCGGAGGGAATCATTTTATTGAAGTTTGTGTAGATACAGAAAATCAAGTTTGGCTGATGCTGCATTCTGGTTCCCGTAATATTGGCAATAAATTGGCACAGTATCATATTAGTACGGCCAAGGATTTAGCTAAAATGGCAGATGCTAATTTACCAGACAAAGATTTAGCTCATTTCGTCACCGGTACCCCAGAATTTGAAGCTTATTGGCGCGATTTGCAATGGGCACAGGAATACGCTCGTTTCAACCGAGATGTAATGATGTCAAGGTTTAAAAAGATTATTGAAAAGCATTTAGCTGGTGGAAAAGCTTTTAAACCTTTGTTAGTAGTAAATTGTCATCACAATTATTCTGAAAAAGAAGTGCATTTTGGTGAAGATGTCTACGTTACTCGTAAAGGGGCGGTGAGAGCGCAGAAAGAAGACTACGGAATTATTCCCGGTTCAATGGGGGCAAAATCATATATTGTTAAGGGTAAAGGTAACGTTGAAAGTTTCTGTTCTTGCAGTCATGGTGCTGGCAGGTTAATGTCAAGAACTAAAGCAAAGAAAGCCTATACGCTTGATGATTTAATTGAGCAAACTAAGGGTGTAGAATGTCGTAAAGATGAAGGAATTTTAGATGAAATTCCCGGAGCTTATAAACCGATTGAACAAGTAATGGAAAATCAGTCGGATTTAGTCGAAGTTGTCGCCACTTTAAAACAAGTTCTTTGCGTTAAAGGGTAA
- a CDS encoding class I SAM-dependent methyltransferase encodes MAVREDTIWERFLSPVFSLLIDGEGLRRYSESVDWEKESDRFRRDDVVIPEYYSSQNFHGVEKGYLNPGAAVTYDAVTQYVLPPNETWIRQALIDAVKVKPRRILDLGCGTGSTTIMLKQAFPDAEVIGLDLSPYMLLRSFHKSQDAGLNIEWRQGNAENTNFADASFDLVTASLLFHETPTSVAQNILHECFRLLVPGGQVLIQDGNQKTLRQLEWVNNIFEEPYIQEYAADSTDANMGAAGFAAIRTEDVWFVNQVTSGIKPISAENATNENNIHRYTPNLSNSTLDDSFGFPSPA; translated from the coding sequence ATGGCAGTTCGAGAAGATACAATTTGGGAACGTTTTTTATCTCCGGTATTTAGTTTATTGATTGATGGGGAAGGATTGCGGCGCTATTCGGAAAGCGTGGATTGGGAAAAAGAAAGCGATCGCTTCCGAAGGGATGATGTTGTGATTCCCGAGTACTACAGTTCGCAAAATTTTCACGGAGTAGAAAAAGGATATTTAAATCCCGGTGCTGCGGTAACTTACGATGCGGTAACTCAATATGTTTTACCGCCAAATGAAACTTGGATTCGTCAAGCTTTAATTGATGCGGTAAAGGTAAAACCAAGACGTATTCTTGATTTAGGTTGCGGTACGGGTTCGACAACTATTATGTTGAAGCAGGCTTTCCCGGATGCGGAAGTGATTGGATTAGATTTGTCTCCTTATATGTTGCTCAGAAGTTTCCATAAATCTCAGGATGCTGGTTTAAATATCGAATGGCGACAGGGAAACGCCGAAAATACAAATTTTGCTGATGCTTCGTTTGATTTAGTTACAGCTTCTTTATTGTTCCATGAAACTCCAACCAGTGTAGCCCAAAATATTTTGCACGAATGTTTTCGGTTATTGGTACCTGGAGGACAAGTTTTAATACAAGATGGTAATCAGAAAACTTTGCGTCAATTAGAATGGGTGAATAATATTTTTGAAGAACCTTATATTCAGGAATATGCAGCCGATAGTACCGATGCGAATATGGGTGCTGCGGGATTTGCAGCAATACGAACCGAAGATGTATGGTTCGTAAATCAGGTAACTAGCGGTATCAAACCGATTTCAGCCGAAAATGCAACAAATGAGAACAATATTCACCGCTATACTCCGAACCTATCTAATAGTACATTAGATGATAGCTTTGGTTTTCCGTCCCCAGCATAG
- a CDS encoding HAD family phosphatase, with protein MIKAVIFDFNGVIINDEPIHQQLIEEILLAENLVLKRGEYQKICLGRSDRACLRDILASRGRVASEEYLTKLQQKKAQSYVEQIETLEKLPLYPGLSDLIFKLRSSNLKLAIVSGAIRQEIDLVLEKSELAKYFQIIIAADDITTSKPKPDGYLLAVERLSQEHPELNLQASECLAVEDTLFGIQAAKAAGMKVVGVANTYPFHMLQRQANWTVDYLNELELERIEKLYSSTAIESATEEE; from the coding sequence ATGATAAAGGCAGTTATTTTTGATTTTAATGGTGTTATCATCAACGATGAGCCAATTCACCAGCAATTGATTGAAGAAATTTTGCTCGCAGAAAATCTGGTACTCAAACGGGGTGAGTATCAGAAAATATGCTTGGGGCGTAGTGACAGAGCTTGTTTACGAGATATATTAGCTAGCCGTGGGAGAGTCGCTTCCGAAGAGTATTTAACAAAATTACAGCAAAAAAAAGCTCAAAGTTACGTCGAGCAAATAGAAACTTTAGAAAAACTGCCTTTGTACCCCGGTTTAAGCGATTTAATATTTAAATTGCGTTCGAGTAATTTAAAATTAGCAATAGTTAGCGGTGCGATTCGTCAAGAAATTGATTTAGTTCTTGAAAAATCCGAATTAGCCAAATATTTTCAGATTATAATTGCAGCCGACGACATCACAACCAGCAAACCAAAACCCGACGGTTATTTACTTGCAGTCGAACGTTTGAGTCAGGAGCATCCAGAATTAAATCTGCAAGCAAGCGAGTGTTTGGCAGTTGAAGATACCCTCTTCGGTATTCAAGCAGCAAAAGCAGCAGGAATGAAAGTAGTGGGAGTTGCGAATACTTACCCATTCCACATGTTACAGCGTCAAGCGAACTGGACTGTGGATTATTTAAACGAATTAGAACTAGAAAGAATAGAAAAGCTTTATTCTTCTACAGCAATTGAATCAGCTACCGAAGAAGAATAG
- a CDS encoding calcium-binding protein, whose translation MATNNNDFLIGTNSADFINALAGNDTVIGLRGNDTLRGNAGNDTLFGNENRDNLFGGTGNDSLDGGSGSDTLRGGAGKDTLVGSIGNDNLSGGNGRDTLNGGNGRDTLAGNAGNDNLFGNAGNDSLLGGNGNDNLSGGNGRDTLRGGAGQDTLSGNAGNDNLFGDAGNDSLLGGNGNDNLSGGNSRDTLRGGKGRDTLSGNAGNDNLFGNAGNDSLLGGNGNDNLSGGNGRDTLRGGAGQDTLSGNAGNDKLFGDAGNDNLSGGNGNDTLDGGLGNDSLLGGAGDDNLFGGGGSEGIDTLRGGAGNDTLTGSTFQSNIMFGGAGNDSLRGGLSEDTLSGGAGNDILSGGRGADLFIVEGFDTITDFQFFQGDKLSFGFSAKIEDLTYQNNQLFFQNQLIVQFGAGNDFAIERDIVL comes from the coding sequence ATGGCTACTAATAATAATGATTTCCTTATAGGAACAAATTCTGCTGATTTTATTAACGCTTTAGCAGGGAATGATACGGTTATTGGTTTAAGAGGTAACGATACATTGCGAGGAAACGCTGGCAATGACACTTTATTTGGCAACGAAAATAGGGATAATCTTTTCGGTGGTACAGGAAATGACAGTCTTGATGGTGGCTCGGGTAGCGATACTTTACGTGGTGGTGCGGGAAAGGATACCCTTGTAGGTTCTATAGGTAACGATAATCTGTCTGGTGGTAACGGTAGAGATACTTTAAACGGTGGCAATGGTAGAGATACTCTTGCAGGCAATGCTGGTAACGATAACTTATTTGGCAATGCTGGAAATGATAGTTTATTAGGTGGTAACGGCAACGATAATCTGTCTGGCGGCAACGGTAGAGATACTTTACGTGGTGGCGCAGGGCAAGATACTCTTTCGGGCAACGCTGGTAACGATAACTTATTTGGTGATGCAGGAAACGATAGTCTTTTAGGTGGTAACGGTAACGATAATTTGTCTGGCGGCAACAGTAGAGATACTCTACGTGGTGGTAAGGGTAGAGATACTCTTTCGGGTAATGCTGGTAACGATAACTTATTCGGCAATGCTGGAAATGATAGTTTATTAGGTGGTAACGGCAACGATAATCTATCTGGCGGCAACGGTAGAGATACTTTGCGTGGTGGTGCAGGGCAAGATACTCTTTCGGGCAACGCTGGTAACGATAAGTTATTTGGTGATGCAGGAAATGATAATCTCTCTGGTGGTAACGGTAATGATACCTTAGACGGTGGCTTGGGTAACGATAGCTTATTAGGTGGTGCAGGGGATGATAATCTGTTTGGTGGTGGTGGCAGTGAGGGAATAGATACACTACGCGGCGGTGCTGGCAATGACACTTTAACCGGTAGCACCTTCCAATCAAACATTATGTTCGGCGGCGCTGGAAACGATAGTCTTCGTGGCGGTTTATCAGAAGATACTCTGTCTGGTGGCGCTGGTAACGACATTTTAAGTGGTGGCAGAGGTGCAGACTTATTTATTGTCGAAGGTTTTGATACAATTACAGACTTTCAGTTCTTTCAAGGTGACAAACTCAGCTTTGGTTTCAGCGCTAAAATTGAGGATTTGACTTATCAAAACAATCAATTATTCTTCCAAAATCAGCTAATAGTCCAATTTGGAGCGGGGAACGATTTTGCTATTGAGAGAGATATTGTTTTGTAA
- a CDS encoding class I SAM-dependent methyltransferase, whose protein sequence is MWRKKLSKTSSQLTIKCSRSKQSNINDFPKLRIGYHKLKIMEAMEWTIGWWRVSLQRVYPTATQLSQTYDKAALGWHEHLRLLGHCHAYRQMWKSLKDADILPDWQDNLTGTLKSFSRRKKLLREPLTICDCGIGTAAFSLAFAQTINPTTHITGVDISSGMLEIAHQKLSQTNINHQICQSDVRSLPFADECFDGVISAHVLEHLPNPEQGLKEIVRVLRPGSPLILAVTQCNLLGRLIQWHWGNRCFSQKEVSDLMYKAGLTNIQCFPFPMGLTRLMSFVCIGFRSSMNSTCLSRFE, encoded by the coding sequence TTGTGGCGAAAAAAGCTGAGTAAAACCTCTTCCCAACTAACAATTAAATGCAGCCGGAGCAAACAGTCGAACATTAATGATTTTCCTAAATTGAGAATTGGATATCACAAACTAAAAATTATGGAAGCAATGGAATGGACAATCGGATGGTGGCGAGTCTCTCTTCAACGAGTTTATCCTACAGCCACGCAACTGTCTCAAACCTATGATAAGGCTGCTCTGGGGTGGCATGAGCATCTTCGTCTTCTCGGACATTGCCATGCCTATCGGCAGATGTGGAAATCGCTGAAAGATGCTGATATTCTGCCTGACTGGCAAGACAATTTGACGGGCACCCTTAAAAGTTTTTCCAGGAGGAAAAAACTTTTAAGGGAACCCTTGACGATTTGTGATTGTGGAATTGGCACAGCAGCATTTAGCCTTGCATTTGCTCAAACTATCAATCCAACAACGCACATTACTGGAGTTGATATTTCGTCTGGGATGCTTGAAATTGCTCATCAAAAACTAAGTCAAACAAATATTAATCATCAAATCTGTCAAAGTGATGTGAGGAGTTTACCATTTGCAGACGAATGCTTCGATGGTGTCATCAGTGCCCACGTGCTTGAACACTTGCCTAATCCAGAACAGGGGTTAAAGGAAATAGTAAGAGTTTTACGTCCAGGGTCACCATTAATCCTCGCTGTTACTCAGTGTAATTTATTAGGCAGGTTGATTCAGTGGCATTGGGGCAATCGTTGTTTTTCTCAAAAAGAAGTTTCAGATTTGATGTATAAAGCAGGACTGACAAATATCCAGTGTTTTCCCTTTCCAATGGGACTAACTCGCCTCATGAGCTTTGTTTGTATCGGATTTAGAAGCTCCATGAACAGTACTTGTCTATCGAGGTTTGAGTAG
- a CDS encoding class I SAM-dependent methyltransferase yields the protein MMSSVKFWDKIADKYSKEPIADEAAYQKKLQVTQEYLKPHMEVLEFGCGTGSTAIIHAPYVKHIRAIDFSSKMIEIARSKADAQNIKNITFEELTIDELKLSHSSLDVVLGLSILHLLEDKEAVINKVYKMLKPGGVFVTSTACLGDSMKWFKYIAPIGIFFRLIPLVKVFTVKELENSLTDAGFKIDYQWQPGKITNKGVFKLKAVFIVAKKAE from the coding sequence ATGATGAGTTCAGTTAAATTTTGGGACAAAATCGCAGATAAGTATTCAAAAGAACCTATTGCTGATGAAGCAGCTTACCAGAAAAAATTGCAGGTCACTCAAGAATACTTAAAACCTCATATGGAAGTATTAGAGTTTGGTTGTGGAACCGGAAGTACTGCTATTATTCATGCTCCCTATGTTAAACATATTCGCGCAATAGATTTCTCGTCAAAAATGATTGAAATTGCCAGAAGTAAAGCAGATGCACAAAATATCAAAAATATTACTTTTGAAGAATTAACTATCGATGAATTAAAGCTTTCCCATAGTAGTTTAGATGTTGTTTTAGGTCTGAGTATTTTACATTTATTAGAAGACAAAGAAGCTGTAATCAATAAAGTCTATAAGATGCTGAAACCGGGAGGAGTTTTTGTCACTAGTACGGCATGTCTTGGAGATAGTATGAAATGGTTTAAGTATATTGCACCGATTGGAATATTCTTTCGTTTGATACCCTTAGTAAAGGTTTTTACTGTCAAGGAATTAGAGAACAGTTTAACTGATGCTGGTTTTAAAATTGACTACCAATGGCAACCGGGTAAAATCACGAATAAAGGAGTATTTAAATTAAAAGCGGTTTTTATTGTGGCGAAAAAAGCTGAGTAA
- a CDS encoding DUF6326 family protein, whose product MISNHKTIGMDIKALLSTLWIFVLFNMIFRDLHEFGRPGFLEEIMTGIVNGVQITEGLMLIGGIMAEIPISMVLLSRVLKYKINRWANIIAGAITIAIIIQNGVGDLDDMFFATIEIVSLSVIVWCAWKWHK is encoded by the coding sequence ATGATTTCCAACCACAAAACCATCGGAATGGATATCAAAGCTTTGCTTTCCACATTATGGATATTTGTACTGTTTAATATGATTTTCCGAGACCTTCATGAGTTTGGTAGACCTGGGTTTCTAGAGGAAATCATGACAGGAATCGTAAACGGCGTTCAAATAACTGAAGGACTTATGCTGATAGGCGGAATCATGGCGGAAATTCCGATTTCTATGGTTCTTCTGTCTCGGGTTTTAAAGTATAAAATAAATCGCTGGGCAAACATCATTGCAGGTGCAATAACAATTGCGATTATTATACAAAATGGCGTAGGGGATCTGGATGATATGTTCTTTGCAACGATAGAAATTGTGTCTCTGTCAGTAATTGTTTGGTGTGCATGGAAGTGGCACAAATAA
- a CDS encoding MerR family transcriptional regulator, whose protein sequence is MYSIGEYARIAQVSKRLLRYYDEIGLFQPVKLDSETGHRYYSASQLPELNRILALKDLGLSLNQIQRFVRDDISPAEIQGMLSLKKAELEQQVLEELQRIRTIESRLKQIQDRDSLVKDVIVKQVPQQKLIGIRKVLPTNDSGENLFGSVINTLPEKNNSIYGAMTIVVHGDGVTSDRTDLELGRLLHKTNHAPLTTYDGLTLDTRSLPSATMATLIPPTGCCARLLGHNAIGEWVEANHYAFAGPVRLVFLELPKQPGDSDFVTEIQFPIRKRTADLNLLSIN, encoded by the coding sequence ATGTACAGCATTGGAGAATACGCTCGCATCGCCCAGGTTTCAAAGCGACTGTTGCGTTACTACGATGAAATCGGTTTGTTTCAACCCGTCAAACTAGATTCTGAAACTGGGCATCGCTACTATAGCGCTAGTCAACTACCAGAACTCAATCGCATTCTTGCACTTAAAGATTTGGGGTTATCATTAAATCAAATTCAAAGGTTTGTCCGAGATGATATTTCCCCCGCAGAAATTCAGGGGATGTTGTCCTTAAAAAAAGCAGAGTTAGAACAACAGGTACTCGAAGAACTACAACGCATCCGTACCATTGAGTCCCGCCTCAAGCAAATTCAAGATCGGGATAGCTTAGTAAAGGATGTAATAGTCAAACAAGTTCCTCAACAAAAGCTTATTGGAATACGTAAAGTCTTACCAACAAATGATTCGGGAGAAAATTTGTTCGGGTCTGTGATAAATACTCTTCCTGAGAAAAATAATAGCATCTATGGAGCGATGACAATTGTCGTGCATGGGGATGGAGTAACGAGCGATCGCACCGATCTCGAACTGGGACGGTTACTCCATAAAACGAATCATGCTCCCCTCACTACCTACGACGGTTTGACCTTGGATACGCGATCGCTGCCCTCGGCAACAATGGCAACATTGATTCCTCCAACAGGCTGCTGTGCCAGACTTCTGGGGCACAACGCGATTGGTGAATGGGTTGAAGCCAATCACTATGCTTTTGCCGGTCCTGTAAGGTTAGTTTTTCTGGAATTGCCCAAACAACCAGGGGATTCAGACTTTGTAACGGAAATTCAATTCCCCATCCGCAAGCGGACAGCCGATCTGAACTTGCTATCAATAAACTAG
- a CDS encoding TetR/AcrR family transcriptional regulator translates to MAESSSKSKARTRRKPTQARSVERVNRILDVSEEMFIEKGYAAATTKEIAAQAKVPIGSLYQFFPDKAAILQALAERYSNLLHQQLQSFDTPEMTQIPLADYVDRITDGIEQFFSEHPGYYAVFMEVQATMPELDAAADAEMIQTFAKLLPKRNASLKVEDYEAIAFVLIKAMGNLMWLSLGQAPDFRQRLVKESKRLTLFYLQSYFSV, encoded by the coding sequence ATGGCAGAAAGTTCGTCAAAATCCAAAGCTAGAACTCGTCGCAAACCAACACAAGCTCGTAGCGTGGAGCGGGTTAATCGAATTTTGGATGTGTCGGAAGAGATGTTTATTGAAAAGGGGTACGCGGCAGCCACAACTAAGGAAATCGCAGCACAAGCAAAAGTTCCCATCGGTTCGTTATACCAATTTTTTCCAGATAAAGCAGCTATTTTGCAGGCTTTAGCCGAGCGATATAGTAACCTGCTTCACCAGCAGTTGCAAAGCTTTGACACCCCTGAAATGACACAGATTCCTTTAGCTGATTATGTGGATCGGATAACTGATGGAATAGAGCAATTTTTTTCCGAGCATCCGGGTTATTACGCTGTTTTTATGGAAGTGCAAGCGACGATGCCAGAACTGGATGCTGCTGCTGATGCTGAGATGATTCAGACATTCGCAAAACTTTTACCGAAACGGAATGCATCATTAAAGGTGGAAGATTATGAGGCGATCGCTTTTGTGTTAATCAAGGCAATGGGTAATTTAATGTGGCTATCTTTGGGACAAGCTCCTGATTTCCGTCAACGACTGGTTAAAGAATCAAAGCGGCTGACTTTGTTTTATTTACAAAGCTACTTCTCGGTTTAG